TCTTGTGCTTTTCTCATTACTTCTTGCTTCTCATCACTTAAACGAAGGAGCAGATTAGAACCGATTTTCGTGACGCCCCACATAGCGATTGTTACAATCGCTAACAAACTTGCAAAATTAGCAGCTTCAGACGAGGCTGTATAAGCAAAGAATTGCTCCGGCCAATAGCTACAAAGGATAAATGTAATCACAACAGCTACCCCGCCAAGAATTAAAATAAGGCGCTCACTTAAGTAAATAAGTGAAACAGCTAATGTGAAATAGACCATTTGAAATACAGCCGGGCTTTCATTAAAAGCTTGTACCATAATGTAAGACATTGTAAGCAACATAAATGTCATGATATATTTATACACTGATTCCATACTTTTTATAAAAGTAAAAATCGTTCCAAATGCAACGACAGAAATACCACAAATCCAAAACGCTATTGCTCTCTCTGTAAAAATATATCCATAATACCCAATTGCGATTATCCCAAGGAAGAAACTACAAATCGTTATAAACAGTAATAAATGATTTTTCTGTGATTCTTTCTCAAGGTTAGAAAAACAAGTCCTCTTTAACCACTCCATATGAAGCCCCACCTTCTACTTATACATATCAATTACTTCAGTTTAAATACCGCACTCACTGGGTTATGATCGCTATTTTCAAACTTTAAATCTTTCCCTTGTACATTTACAATCTCTACATTCGGTGAAACGATAAAGCCATCAATAATAGTAACGAAATTTTCACCTTCTACATATTTCTTCACATCATCTCTCACAGTCATAACAGACGGATCTACAGCCCACTTAAAGCCACCGTCCGTAAAGTCCTTCGGTAACTCTACTAACCACTCAGGACGCTCTTTCACGAACTTCGGATCACTTAATTGAGCGTTCGAAACTAATTGATTCCAATCTCCACCCATTATTACGTAATCACCTTTTTCATAATGTTTGTTCATATATTCTTTTAAATACTCTACTTGCTGTTTTCTAATTTTCCCGCCTTCATCATAAGCAGACAAATGTAAATTTACGAGTCTAACATGTTTCCCATTATTAACAGGAATTTTATATTCCACAATTGCTCGATCTAAATCAAACAAACGCTTTGGCCAAGGCTCCATTCCAGGAAGCTGGAACCTCTTCGCTTCTTGAACAGTGTATTTAGAAAACGTACTTAATCCAGCCTCCGCATATCCCATTGGATTTGTTATTGGCACTGGAACCCATTTCGTATCGTAGTTCTTGCCAAATGACGAAACATAATCAGGTAATCCTTTTTTCAAAAATTCATGTCCATTTACATCAAATGAACGAAGTGACTTTATATCAACTTCTTGTAATAGTGCAAAATCACTATTCTCATTTTGTAAAAACGAAAGCATATTCTTTAAATTAGTTTCCGTTTGCTCTTTACTACTTGAACCAGATCCCTTTCCGCCATCCATAAAGAAATCTTGATCCTTATCTAATCCAGCATATCCAATATTAAATGTTGTAACTTTAAATTCATGTCCAGTCGCTAATACGCGCTCCTTATTATTCTCCACCTTCAAGGCTATAACATCAACAGGCTGTTCTTTAGTAAGTGTCATATACGCTAGAAATCCCCCTACAATGCCCGCTACCACTAAAACACATGTAAATACGATTTTTAAAAATTTCTTCAAATAAATGACTCCTTTTCACGCTAATTTATTTTTCTTTATTTTCAGTCAAATAAAACAAAACGACACACATAAGAAACATTTTATCATAATTAAAACTGTATATCATTATATTTAGTTGATAAGTAATCAATCCCATTTTAATTACTTAAAAAACCTTCAGACATCAAAAAAAAGAAAAGTTACACCTACCTCCTCACTGGAAATTAAACGGTATTTTTAGTACACTATATGTAATAATCATAGGCGATGGAGTTCGCCATAAACGCTGCTTAGCTAATGACTCCTACCAGTATATATACTGGTAGGAGTCTATTTTTTTGAGCAAGCTATTTAAAGAGGTGAGAAAATTGATTTATATTATCGTCGGCATTGCCGGTATATTAGGAGCTCTTTCTCGTTATTATTTAGGTCTTAATATCACCACATTTTGGCATCATTCATTTCCATTAGCAACATTACTCATTAACTTAACCGGTTGCTTCTTCTTAGCGTGGCTAACTACTTATATCGCTCGGCTAAACATCTTACCTTCAGAGATTATCACAGGCATCGGGACTGGATTCATCGGTTCCTTTACAACTTTTTCAACATTTAGTGTAGAAACTGTGCAATTGATCAATCATTCTGAGTGGAGTATAGCCTTCTTATATGTATCATGTAGCATACTTGGTGGCCTCATTATGTCTAGTCTTGGCTATACACTTGGAGATTTCTTAATTAAGAAATCTCTTACGGAAGGTGATTACTCATGATAGAGGCTTTATTAGTCGCAACAGGAGGATTTTTCGGTGCGATTACACGATTTGCAATTAGCAATTGGTTTAAGAAAAGAAATAAAACACAATTCCCACTTGCTACATTCCTTATTAACATAACAGGGGCGTTTTTACTTGGATATATAATTGGAAACGGGGTCACTACAGGCTGGCAACTACTATTAGGTACTGGATTTATGGGGGCATTCACAACATTTTCGACGTTTAAACTAGAATCTGTTCAACTCCTCAATCGTAAAAACTTTAGCACATTCCTTTTATACTTAAGCGCTACTTACATAATTGGTATCGCCTTTGCATTCCTTGGAATAAAGCTAGGCGGAACATAAAAAAAGCGACTCTAACCAGTCGCTTTCTTTCATAAGAAGTATGTCCCGCCATATGGAATGGAAAATAAACCAGCTGGATGTACATCGTAATGTACAATTTGCATCGGAAGCTGTGAATACGGCATATACTGACTTTGCATCATTTGTGCAAAATATGCTTGTTGTTGCATTTGAATAGCTTGATTCACAGCATGAATAGTTCCCTGTGCCCCAGCCAAAGTAATAGCTGCTCCTACTTGTCTTCCATTATAAAAATGATGGTTCATCATGATTCATCTCACTTATTCTTTTTCTTCCATATGGTATGTTTCTATTTCATAGTGAGTGTTTTGTCCCTATCTATTGCCCTTTTTCAGCTTTGAAGTAATAAATCCAAATAATAATACACCAATACCACTAAGGAACAATACATAACTTATCGGTACTAGGAAAAAGAAAGGTTCTTCAAGGAATCCATCCGCTCCTACTTTACTGTTTGAAGCATGTATAGTTAAAGAAATAATTGCTAAAATCATGAAAGAAATAGCTACTACGTATTTATTTTTCATTTCAAATTCTCCTCTACTCGTGTAATTCTCCTTGGATCGTTAACATCATATTATCTAAAATGACATTAACAGTCAATAAGTATTTATCGTTTAACAATAAATACTTATTGATTAGACTAATAACAAAAAGGTTTGCAAAGCATCTTAAATCACTTTGCAAACCTTCTAAATTATAAAGTGAAACTTTAATCAGCTCTCACCAATTGGGCGTTTACGGGCAGCCCGACTCGCAAATAACGGAATAAATCTTTACGCTTCAAACCTCTTGCTTAATACAACATACATTGCGCAAAATAGCACAAATATCCCAGCATAAATTAACAAAATCTCTACACTAAACATATCCGACAATGGACCAAATATTATCATTCCTAAAGGAAGCGCACATGAATTCGCAATTTGTACAAGGCTAAACATCCGTCCGTGCATTGATGGTTCTACTTTCTCCTGCAATAACACAGTAACTGGTGTATTGAAGCACGGCATTGTTATACCAATTAAAAAGTTAAATACTAAATACATAATAAATACCGGAGCGATCCCTAGTCCAATCATAAGCAGTCCATATAATGCACAAGCTAGCGCTGTTGTATGCATACGATTACGAAAACCACCCCATGCCGCAATCAATATGCCACCAGCTGCCGCACCCGCACTAAAGGTCATCTCACTAGCAGTAAGTCTCTACATTTCAGCCCCGAAAGAACGAGTTACCATTAAAGGTGTTAAAAAAGCAGCTGGACTTATTAAAATCATGACGATAATCAATAAAACGATTAGCCTTTTAATAAATACATTTTCTTTTAAATAAGAGAACCCTTCTTTAATTCCTTGTAGATTAGATTTTTGCTTACTCTCTACATTCACATGTCCTTTCACCTGAATGACAAACATAATACTAATTCCAAACATAGCTGTAATAACATCAATAAAAAATGTTGTTTCAATGCTGGCAATAGAAAGAATCGCCGCACTTGCTGCTGGAGAAAGAAACATAATTAAAGATGTAATACTGCTATTTATTCCATTTACTTTCATCAGATACTCTTTCGGAACGATTTGCGGAATTAATGCATTCACAGCTGGCGTTTGTACTCCTGTTCCAGCTGAACGAATGAGTAACACAATAAAAAGTAACCAAATACTTTTATATCCTGTTAAAAATAAAATTGCTAAAACTAACGTCGCAATCGCTATAATCCCGTCCGATAACATAATCATCTTTTTGCGGTCATAACGATCAATCCAAACACCTGCAAACAAAGATATCGCAATTTGTGGTAGAAAACCGCAAACAGTTGAAATAGTCAACATCACTCCTGATGATGTTGTAAGGGTGATATACCATATAATCGCGTATTGCACGAGAGAGGAACCGAACAACGAAATAGTTTGAGCGGTCAAAAATAATATAATTTTCGTTTTCCAATTGTTTTCACTCATATGTTTCACACCCCATTAACTAATCCCGTCTCTATATGAAAAATGCTATCTGCCCAATCAAGATAAAAACTCGCTTCGTGAGATACGAGTATAATGCTGCCCTTAAACTTAATTAGCGCCTTTTGTAAAGCTTCCTTCGCTTCTGCATCTAAATGATTTGTCGGCTCATCTAAAATTAAGAAGTTACAAGGTGATAGTAATAATCCACACAGTTTCACCTTCGATTGTTCACCACCACTTAACGTACGAATTTCTTGCGAAACGTGCGTATCCTTCAAACCACATGCAGCTAAATGATGGCGTATTTCCTTCATATTCAGTTTAGGAAACTGTTCTGAAATAATTTGAAGCGGAGTTAAAGAATCATTGCTCCAATTTAAATCTTGCTCATAATATCCAATCTTTATTTGCTCTGAAAAGTGAAACTCTCCAGAAATACTAGCAATATTTCCAACGATTGTTTTTAATAAAGTAGATTTCCCTACTCCATTGAAACCTGTAATAACAATTTTTTGCCCACCCATTACTGAAAAATCCAACTTTGGTAAGAGAGCGAAGTCATAACCAACTTCAAGGTTATTTACTTCAAGAACTGTCTGAACTGAAATGGGAAGTTCCTGAAAATGAATAGACGGTTTATGAGTAAAACTTGGTGGCGCAATTCTTTCCATACGCTGCAATTGTTTTCGACGACCTTGCGCTATTTTTGAATTCACCCCGGCAATATTTCTACGAATATACTCTTCCGTTTTTTCAATTTTCTTTTGCTGTGCATAATATTGGCGAATATAATCTTTTCGCAAATGCTCCTTTTGTCTTACAAAATCTAAGTATTT
This genomic interval from Bacillus thuringiensis contains the following:
- a CDS encoding endonuclease/exonuclease/phosphatase family protein, whose amino-acid sequence is MKKFLKIVFTCVLVVAGIVGGFLAYMTLTKEQPVDVIALKVENNKERVLATGHEFKVTTFNIGYAGLDKDQDFFMDGGKGSGSSSKEQTETNLKNMLSFLQNENSDFALLQEVDIKSLRSFDVNGHEFLKKGLPDYVSSFGKNYDTKWVPVPITNPMGYAEAGLSTFSKYTVQEAKRFQLPGMEPWPKRLFDLDRAIVEYKIPVNNGKHVRLVNLHLSAYDEGGKIRKQQVEYLKEYMNKHYEKGDYVIMGGDWNQLVSNAQLSDPKFVKERPEWLVELPKDFTDGGFKWAVDPSVMTVRDDVKKYVEGENFVTIIDGFIVSPNVEIVNVQGKDLKFENSDHNPVSAVFKLK
- the crcB gene encoding fluoride efflux transporter CrcB is translated as MIYIIVGIAGILGALSRYYLGLNITTFWHHSFPLATLLINLTGCFFLAWLTTYIARLNILPSEIITGIGTGFIGSFTTFSTFSVETVQLINHSEWSIAFLYVSCSILGGLIMSSLGYTLGDFLIKKSLTEGDYS
- the crcB gene encoding fluoride efflux transporter CrcB, translated to MIEALLVATGGFFGAITRFAISNWFKKRNKTQFPLATFLINITGAFLLGYIIGNGVTTGWQLLLGTGFMGAFTTFSTFKLESVQLLNRKNFSTFLLYLSATYIIGIAFAFLGIKLGGT
- a CDS encoding DUF3947 family protein, with product MMNHHFYNGRQVGAAITLAGAQGTIHAVNQAIQMQQQAYFAQMMQSQYMPYSQLPMQIVHYDVHPAGLFSIPYGGTYFL
- a CDS encoding DUF3955 domain-containing protein, whose product is MKNKYVVAISFMILAIISLTIHASNSKVGADGFLEEPFFFLVPISYVLFLSGIGVLLFGFITSKLKKGNR
- a CDS encoding ABC-F family ATP-binding cassette domain-containing protein, which produces MSLLKVESLSHSFIDKVLYENASFDLHKGEHMGIVGQNGAGKSTLMKILVGEIIPDKGDIKWQPNIQIGHLDQYAEIDEGYTISQYLKRAFYDLYEMEKRMNKLYEESAMTGDENQLLKAAEMQEQLEARDFYSVDSVINKVAAGLGIDVIGMDRVIGELSGGQRAKVILAKLLLEEPNILLLDEPTNFLDKEHVEWLANYLMKFEGAFIVVSHDFDFLEKVTSCICDVEFGTVKKYYGKYLDFVRQKEHLRKDYIRQYYAQQKKIEKTEEYIRRNIAGVNSKIAQGRRKQLQRMERIAPPSFTHKPSIHFQELPISVQTVLEVNNLEVGYDFALLPKLDFSVMGGQKIVITGFNGVGKSTLLKTIVGNIASISGEFHFSEQIKIGYYEQDLNWSNDSLTPLQIISEQFPKLNMKEIRHHLAACGLKDTHVSQEIRTLSGGEQSKVKLCGLLLSPCNFLILDEPTNHLDAEAKEALQKALIKFKGSIILVSHEASFYLDWADSIFHIETGLVNGV